A section of the Falco peregrinus isolate bFalPer1 chromosome 3, bFalPer1.pri, whole genome shotgun sequence genome encodes:
- the KDSR gene encoding 3-ketodihydrosphingosine reductase, which produces MLLLVVAFIVAFVLLLYMVSPLISPKPLKLPGAHVVVTGGSSGIGKCIAIECYKQGAFITLIARDENKLLQTKKEIEKYSVNDKQVVLCISVDVSKDYEQVENVLKQAQEKLGPVDMLVNCAGTSVTGKFEDIEVNSFERLMAVNYLGSVYPSRAVIATMKERRMGRIVFVSSQAGQLGLFGYTAYSPTKFALRGLAEALQMEVKPYNIYITVAYPPDTDTPGFAEESKTKPLETKLISETSSVCQAEQVARVIVKDAIQGNFNSSVGSDGYMLSILTSGMSPVTSITEGLQQVVCMGIFRIVGLFYLGSFDSIVRRCMMQREKSENADKTE; this is translated from the exons ATGCTGCTCCTGGTAGTCGCATTCATCGTGGCCTTCGTCCTCCTCCTCTACATGGTGTCGCCGCTCATCAGCCCCAAGCCTCTCAAGCTGCCCGGCGCTCACGTCGTG GTAACTGGAGGCTCCAGTGGAATTGGAAAATGTATTGCTATTGAATGTTATAAGCAAGGTGCTTTCATAACACTGATTGCAAGGGATGAG AACAAGCTGTTGCAGACaaagaaggaaatagaaaagTATTCTGTTAATGACAAGCAG GTTGTACTGTGTATATCTGTTGATGTATCTAAAGACTACGAGCAGGTGGAGAATGTTCTAAAACAG GCTCAGGAGAAGCTGGGACCAGTTGATATGCTTGTAAACTGTGCGGGAACATCAGTTACAGGAAAATTTGAGGATATTGAAGTGAATTCTTTTGAA AGATTAATGGCCGTCAATTATCTGGGTAGTGTTTACCCAAGTCGAGCAGTAATCGCTACCATGAAGGAACGAAGAATGGGAAGAATTGTGTTTGTATCATCTCAGGCTGGGCAATTAGGCCTGTTTGGTTATACAGCTTATTCACCGACAAAATTTGCTCTTCGAGGGTTGGCTGAAGCCCTGCAAATGGAG GTAAAACCTTATAATATCTACATAACGGTGGCCTATCCTCCAGATACTGACACACCTGGCTTTgcagaagaaagtaaaacaaag CCCTTAGAGACGAAGCTAATTTCTGAGACCTCATCTGTTTGCCAAGCAGAACAAGTCGCCAGAGTTATAGTCAAAGATGCTATA CAAGGGAACTTCAACAGCTCAGTTGGATCAGATGGTTACATGCTATCAATATTGACAAGTGGAATGTCACCAGTCACCTCTATTACTGAAGGTCTTCAGCAG GTTGTTTGCATGGGCATTTTTCGCATTGTTGGCCTATTTTACCTAGGAAGTTTTGACAGCATAGTTCGTCGCTGCATgatgcaaagggaaaaatctgaaaatgcagataaaactgAGTAA